A window of Synergistaceae bacterium contains these coding sequences:
- a CDS encoding 50S ribosomal protein L11 methyltransferase, with the protein MNDTDELESYKKAQDEKYNYWWTIEFSIPVSRHNIEINEEKLSTISALTESIGSFFFHEHDKTRGRCLFMRADYEGSRGIDDVLYQVNNLLNEPEFKDVDLSRCYKTSNQPWERQHFDAFPPLNVGKSLVVMAPWHAKEEIQPGRIPIYIFPASAFGTGYHESTRIALSLLEEIVKTGDVILDIGTGTGILFIAALKLGADKAIARDIDPTTIDEAKRNMNLNGINPKVCNLSVANLLKGFTGQVNILTANILLNPNLAMLPDVKKVLKPKGVAIFSGMTNVESYTFTSVLNSSGMKIERELRFGDWWGCRAVKSWG; encoded by the coding sequence ATGAATGACACTGACGAGCTGGAGAGTTACAAGAAAGCTCAAGACGAGAAATATAATTACTGGTGGACTATAGAATTTAGCATACCGGTATCACGGCACAATATAGAAATTAACGAGGAAAAATTAAGCACGATTTCAGCACTTACTGAGTCAATAGGCTCATTTTTCTTTCACGAACATGATAAGACACGGGGGAGGTGTTTATTTATGAGGGCAGATTATGAAGGTTCACGGGGGATCGATGACGTATTATATCAAGTTAATAATTTACTGAATGAGCCGGAATTTAAGGACGTTGATTTATCGCGGTGTTACAAGACCAGTAATCAGCCGTGGGAAAGACAGCATTTTGACGCATTCCCGCCGCTAAATGTCGGGAAGAGTCTTGTCGTTATGGCACCTTGGCACGCTAAAGAAGAAATACAGCCGGGCAGAATTCCCATTTATATATTTCCTGCGAGCGCGTTCGGCACGGGTTATCATGAAAGCACAAGAATAGCACTCTCATTACTTGAAGAAATTGTTAAGACCGGTGATGTAATTCTTGATATAGGCACGGGGACGGGAATATTATTTATTGCTGCGTTAAAGCTCGGAGCAGATAAGGCCATAGCGCGCGACATTGACCCGACAACTATAGACGAGGCCAAGCGAAATATGAATCTAAACGGGATTAATCCAAAAGTTTGTAATTTATCAGTTGCTAATTTGCTAAAGGGCTTCACAGGTCAAGTGAATATTTTGACGGCTAATATTTTATTAAATCCGAATTTGGCAATGTTACCGGACGTTAAGAAAGTTTTAAAGCCTAAGGGAGTCGCTATTTTTTCCGGAATGACAAACGTAGAGAGCTATACTTTTACTTCTGTGTTGAATTCGTCGGGAATGAAGATCGAGAGAGAATTAAGATTCGGGGACTGGTGGGGATGCAGAGCGGTCAAGAGCTGGGGCTAA